TCTTTATAGATTCTTTAAATGCTGCTGGAGTATATATTATAGATCCTTTAACTTCTATTTCATTTCTAACTAATACATCTCTATTTAATACTATGTTCTCCTCATCAAGACCAGTTATGATATACTGGGATCTAGCTACAGAGTTTTCAAGTATTTTTAAAGCTAATGAAACACTTTCCGCATTATTTACAGTATCTATAACAGCAATTTGTTCTTCTAATATACTATCAATGTTAGTTAATACTAGAAATCCTTTATCTTTTAGTCTTTCAACTTTTCTCAAATCTTTTTCTATTATAATAGGTTTAAATCCTAGGATTTCAGAAATTATTGCAGTTAAAGATCCAGTACTTCCTCCACCTATTATTATAACGTTACTTATATCATCGTTATTTATTTTCTTTATTGCTGATAGCCCAACTGCGGTTGGCTCTACTAATGCTCCTAGTTTCAAATCTAAATCCTTAGGTAAATAAAATATATAACCCTTAGGTACATTAATCCATTCTGCCATTCCTCCATCTGCATTAACTCCGATTGATATTTTATTTACGCAACTATTATATAACCCTCTTTTACAATTTTTACACGAATTACACCAATAATTTGGGAAAACAACCACTTTACTCCCATCTTCCGTTACTCCAGCAATTTCATGTCCTAAAACTAAGGGTTCTCTTACTTTCTTTCTTCCGATATATATATTTTTATCGGTGCCACAGATCCCTATATATTTAGGTATTACCTTTATTTCTTTACCATTAGGTTTCTCATCACTTACCTCTAGTTTATGAAAATTTCTATTATGAAAAAATACCTTCCACATTCCTATTCCCTTTCTACCTCTATTAGCTTATAGTTAGTTACCACTACAGTTCCTATAAAATATATCAATCCAATTCCTACTAAAATCTCCATACCTAGGAAGTATGCATGAGTAACCTCAACAGTTGCTCCAAACAAAATGGGGATTATTATACCCCATAAGGTTTCCCAAAATCCTATATGTCCTCCAAATTGACCAGCGAGTTCAGGTGATACTAAATACGAGGGTGCAGCCCACTGTATTCCAGA
The genomic region above belongs to Saccharolobus caldissimus and contains:
- a CDS encoding zinc-dependent alcohol dehydrogenase, which translates into the protein MWKVFFHNRNFHKLEVSDEKPNGKEIKVIPKYIGICGTDKNIYIGRKKVREPLVLGHEIAGVTEDGSKVVVFPNYWCNSCKNCKRGLYNSCVNKISIGVNADGGMAEWINVPKGYIFYLPKDLDLKLGALVEPTAVGLSAIKKINNDDISNVIIIGGGSTGSLTAIISEILGFKPIIIEKDLRKVERLKDKGFLVLTNIDSILEEQIAVIDTVNNAESVSLALKILENSVARSQYIITGLDEENIVLNRDVLVRNEIEVKGSIIYTPAAFKESIKIISNNRDKFAKIIDRIGNIEDINNWFREYVIEEPNVKVLVSLS